The following proteins are co-located in the Paludibaculum fermentans genome:
- the ggt gene encoding gamma-glutamyltransferase produces the protein MDLVRFATLLMLSASLPLTAADRAQSRSIVYSQDGIVSTSHVLASQAGAQILAKGGNAVDAAIAANAVLGVVEPMMCGIGGDFFMLYWEAKTGKLYGLNSSGWAPQGLSPAFLASKGITMMPKAGIHTITVPGAVEGWSKAHGRFGKLAWKELFPAAIRYASDGHPVHEVIHAVWSDARLKTTPEAARVFLPNGHAPAAGDIFKNPELGAALTLIAEQGRDAFYKGEIARKLLAGSRKLGGTMTEADLAEFAAEWVEPISTTYRGWRVYELPPNGQGMAALMMLNIMEILGHDWHTKIEAMKLSYADVMAYNADPRFAKVPVKGLLDKAYAAQRAKLIDPAKAQCNAVSGQPFGSDTTYLSVVDKDGNIASWIQSIYSGWGSGVVMEGLGFPLQNRGGGFVLDPKHPNVLAPRKRPFHTIIPAFMEKDDIHIGFGIMGGPNQPLAHAQFVSNLVDEGMNIQMALESPRFTKDGPSGCDVQIENRVPAATLQQLTGKGHKLAIRGAYSTNMGRGAVVLYNSKTKVKQAAADPRSDGAAIPGPAH, from the coding sequence ATGGACCTCGTGCGCTTCGCCACTCTCCTCATGCTCTCCGCTTCCCTGCCCCTGACCGCGGCCGACCGCGCGCAATCCCGGTCCATCGTCTATTCCCAGGACGGCATCGTCTCCACCAGCCACGTGCTGGCCTCGCAGGCGGGCGCCCAGATCCTGGCCAAGGGCGGCAATGCCGTGGATGCCGCCATCGCGGCCAATGCCGTCCTGGGTGTAGTCGAACCCATGATGTGCGGCATCGGCGGCGATTTCTTCATGCTCTATTGGGAGGCGAAAACCGGCAAGCTCTACGGACTGAACTCGTCGGGTTGGGCGCCGCAGGGACTCTCTCCTGCCTTCCTCGCCTCCAAAGGCATCACGATGATGCCGAAAGCGGGCATCCACACCATCACCGTACCTGGAGCCGTGGAGGGTTGGTCCAAGGCCCATGGCCGCTTCGGCAAGCTGGCCTGGAAGGAGTTGTTTCCCGCCGCCATCCGCTACGCCAGCGACGGGCATCCAGTGCATGAGGTCATCCACGCCGTCTGGTCGGACGCCCGGCTGAAGACCACACCCGAAGCAGCCCGCGTCTTCCTGCCCAACGGCCACGCTCCCGCGGCCGGGGACATCTTCAAGAACCCCGAACTCGGCGCCGCTCTGACGCTCATCGCCGAGCAGGGCCGCGACGCCTTCTACAAGGGCGAGATCGCCCGCAAACTCCTCGCCGGCTCCCGCAAGCTGGGCGGCACCATGACCGAGGCCGACCTCGCCGAGTTCGCCGCCGAGTGGGTGGAGCCCATCTCCACCACCTATCGCGGCTGGCGCGTCTACGAGCTTCCGCCCAACGGCCAGGGCATGGCCGCCTTGATGATGCTCAACATTATGGAAATCCTCGGGCACGACTGGCACACCAAGATCGAAGCGATGAAACTCTCCTATGCCGACGTGATGGCCTATAACGCCGATCCGCGCTTCGCCAAGGTTCCCGTGAAAGGGCTCCTCGACAAGGCCTATGCCGCGCAACGGGCCAAGCTCATCGATCCCGCCAAGGCGCAGTGCAATGCGGTCTCCGGCCAGCCCTTCGGCAGCGACACCACTTACCTGTCCGTCGTCGACAAGGACGGCAACATCGCGTCGTGGATCCAGAGCATCTACTCCGGCTGGGGCTCCGGCGTGGTGATGGAAGGCCTGGGCTTCCCGTTGCAGAATCGCGGGGGCGGCTTCGTCCTCGATCCCAAGCACCCCAACGTACTGGCTCCGCGCAAGCGCCCATTCCACACCATCATTCCCGCTTTCATGGAGAAGGACGACATCCACATCGGCTTCGGCATCATGGGTGGCCCCAACCAGCCGCTCGCCCACGCGCAGTTCGTCTCAAACCTCGTCGATGAGGGGATGAACATTCAAATGGCCCTGGAGTCACCGCGCTTCACCAAAGACGGCCCGTCCGGCTGCGATGTCCAGATCGAGAATCGTGTCCCGGCGGCCACCCTGCAGCAGCTCACGGGCAAGGGGCACAAGCTTGCGATCCGCGGCGCCTACTCCACCAACATGGGCCGCGGCGCGGTGGTCCTCTACAACAGCAAGACCAAGGTCAAGCAGGCCGCCGCCGACCCGCGCTCGGACGGCGCGGCCATTCCCGGGCCGGCCCACTAA
- a CDS encoding HAD family hydrolase, whose protein sequence is MQLVIFDLDGTLVDSVQDLCNSVNATRTYMGMEQLPMDLVASYVGNGAPVLIRRAMGPGASEALVEEALAYFLGYYREHMLDHTRPYPGVVEALEQIYQQGSRMAVLTNKPERFSRDMCTGLGFGKYFFQVYGGNSFEQKKPDPIGIHTLAKECGAPLSGTWMIGDSSTDILTARNAGVRCAGVTYGISPDSLKATPPDYLMDSMLELPAILTAKA, encoded by the coding sequence ATGCAACTGGTGATTTTCGATCTGGACGGGACGCTCGTCGACTCCGTTCAGGATCTGTGTAACTCCGTGAACGCCACCCGCACGTACATGGGCATGGAGCAACTCCCCATGGATCTGGTGGCCTCCTATGTGGGCAACGGCGCGCCCGTACTCATTCGTAGGGCCATGGGTCCCGGCGCCTCCGAGGCCCTGGTCGAAGAGGCCCTGGCTTACTTTCTCGGCTACTACCGGGAACACATGCTCGACCACACGCGCCCCTATCCGGGCGTCGTCGAAGCGCTGGAGCAGATCTACCAGCAGGGCTCGCGCATGGCCGTCCTCACCAATAAACCCGAGCGCTTCTCCCGCGACATGTGCACCGGCCTGGGCTTCGGCAAGTACTTCTTCCAGGTCTACGGCGGCAACAGTTTCGAACAGAAGAAGCCGGATCCCATCGGCATTCACACCCTGGCCAAGGAGTGCGGCGCACCGCTCTCCGGCACCTGGATGATCGGCGACTCCTCGACGGATATCCTCACGGCCCGCAATGCCGGCGTACGCTGCGCCGGAGTGACCTACGGCATCAGTCCGGACTCGCTCAAGGCGACCCCGCCCGACTACCTGATGGACTCCATGCTGGAGCTCCCCGCCATCCTGACCGCCAAAGCCTGA
- a CDS encoding YIP1 family protein, with the protein MELTDSAPPPPSSEMRRLTGVCFEPGAVFTDIGNNGRWWVAWLIIAVLISAFTTLMVSRIGYDRMITKAFESNTRMQEMTADQKQQAFDMQRKMMPFFVRVMPPVGLLIVMMVAAGALLFVFNFMLDAGLKFKQVLNLHAYAGIPPALVSTAASILVLYLKPPEDFDMQNPLAFNVGAFLPEGTAKWLHSLGSSIDLFTFWQIALLAVGFSTLCGAKRMPFSKALIGVIVPWLAYVFAKAAWAAMFG; encoded by the coding sequence ATGGAACTCACGGATTCCGCCCCTCCTCCTCCCAGCTCCGAGATGCGCCGCCTGACCGGCGTCTGTTTCGAACCGGGAGCCGTTTTTACTGACATCGGCAACAATGGCCGCTGGTGGGTGGCCTGGCTGATTATCGCGGTCCTGATATCGGCTTTCACTACGCTGATGGTGAGCCGGATCGGCTACGACCGCATGATCACCAAGGCTTTCGAGTCGAACACCCGCATGCAGGAAATGACCGCCGACCAGAAGCAACAGGCGTTCGATATGCAGCGGAAGATGATGCCGTTCTTCGTGCGCGTCATGCCTCCGGTGGGCTTGCTGATCGTCATGATGGTGGCGGCCGGGGCGCTGCTGTTCGTGTTCAATTTCATGCTGGACGCCGGGCTGAAATTCAAACAGGTGCTGAACCTGCACGCTTATGCGGGCATACCACCTGCGCTTGTGTCCACGGCCGCCAGCATCCTGGTGCTGTACCTGAAGCCGCCGGAGGATTTCGACATGCAGAATCCCCTGGCATTCAATGTCGGCGCGTTCCTTCCGGAGGGCACCGCGAAGTGGCTGCATAGCCTGGGATCGTCGATCGACCTCTTCACTTTCTGGCAGATCGCCCTGCTCGCGGTAGGATTCTCGACCTTATGCGGAGCCAAGCGCATGCCCTTCAGCAAAGCCCTGATCGGCGTCATCGTGCCTTGGCTCGCGTACGTCTTCGCCAAGGCAGCCTGGGCCGCGATGTTTGGGTGA
- a CDS encoding DUF3298 and DUF4163 domain-containing protein, with translation MWKLCFAVLILLYLPAVGCKRAPDAAAPSPLVFAHKKFDKSVPGCGDKVKREEACVTFRVSWVEAASASSDEVKTKINAAILAALQPKEAPRGFDAEAAEVAADYERFHKEFDDSAITYFIRRTADILLSNATMLSIEITEEEFRGGAHPESRRTYLNLDPAKGQDLFLKDIVRDGSLQKLTDLAEKRFRVERAIPDGRKLSESGFTFADDKFALSKTWGVSPNGLVIHYNAYEIAPYAAGPTTIMLPWKEIRDLIRKEAGILPPAS, from the coding sequence ATGTGGAAACTTTGTTTCGCCGTACTCATCCTGCTCTACCTACCGGCCGTCGGTTGCAAGCGCGCACCCGATGCCGCTGCGCCCAGCCCCCTGGTGTTCGCCCATAAGAAGTTCGACAAGTCTGTCCCTGGCTGTGGGGACAAGGTGAAACGCGAGGAAGCCTGCGTCACCTTTCGAGTTTCCTGGGTGGAGGCGGCCAGCGCCTCTTCCGACGAAGTAAAGACGAAGATCAACGCGGCGATCCTGGCCGCGCTGCAACCGAAAGAAGCGCCCCGCGGGTTTGACGCGGAAGCGGCCGAGGTCGCCGCGGACTATGAGCGCTTCCACAAGGAATTCGACGACAGCGCCATCACCTATTTCATCCGCCGCACCGCCGACATCCTGTTGAGCAACGCCACCATGCTCAGCATCGAGATCACTGAGGAAGAGTTTCGCGGCGGCGCCCATCCGGAATCGCGCCGCACTTACCTCAACCTGGATCCGGCAAAAGGGCAGGATCTGTTCCTCAAGGACATCGTGCGCGATGGATCCCTGCAAAAGTTGACCGACCTGGCGGAGAAGCGTTTCCGCGTCGAGAGGGCAATCCCGGATGGCAGGAAACTTTCGGAATCCGGCTTCACCTTCGCGGATGACAAATTCGCGCTGAGCAAAACCTGGGGTGTTTCTCCAAACGGCCTCGTGATTCACTACAACGCCTACGAGATCGCTCCTTATGCGGCAGGACCCACTACCATCATGCTGCCCTGGAAAGAGATCCGGGATCTCATCCGGAAAGAAGCCGGCATCCTCCCCCCGGCCTCCTAA